A portion of the bacterium genome contains these proteins:
- a CDS encoding PPOX class F420-dependent oxidoreductase: MDPAQALDYIRENTNAVLATLRQDGTPQMSPVTLAVVDDTVVMSTRETAYKTKNLRRDPRSWLCVFPRNFLGDWVQIECQAEIISGPDALEPLVEYYRTLRGEHPDWDEYRQAMVTDQRCLVRFHILRAGPDRSG, encoded by the coding sequence ATGGATCCTGCACAGGCCTTGGACTACATCCGGGAGAACACCAACGCGGTGCTGGCCACCCTGCGGCAAGACGGCACCCCCCAGATGTCACCCGTCACCCTTGCGGTGGTGGACGACACGGTGGTGATGAGCACCCGCGAGACGGCCTACAAGACCAAGAACCTGCGGCGCGACCCCCGAAGCTGGCTGTGCGTGTTCCCCCGCAATTTCTTAGGCGACTGGGTGCAGATCGAGTGCCAGGCCGAGATCATCTCCGGGCCGGATGCTCTGGAACCGCTGGTCGAGTATTACCGCACCCTGCGGGGCGAGCACCCCGACTGGGACGAGTACCGCCAAGCCATGGTCACCGACCAGCGCTGCCTGGTGCGGTTCCACATCCTCCGTGCCGGCCCCGACCGCTCGGGCTGA
- a CDS encoding XRE family transcriptional regulator, with product MGYRKFSEIVGQISPERRARIDAMKVEARADAVAFNLAELRRHREMTQVELAQRLERTQASVSAMESAGDNLLSTYRSVVEGMGGHLELVAVFDDERIVIPSSVESASR from the coding sequence ATGGGATATCGCAAGTTCAGCGAGATTGTTGGGCAGATCAGCCCTGAGCGTCGTGCCCGTATCGACGCGATGAAGGTAGAAGCCAGGGCTGATGCCGTGGCGTTCAACTTGGCCGAGCTCCGCCGTCACCGCGAGATGACCCAGGTGGAGCTTGCTCAGCGCCTTGAGCGGACCCAGGCCTCGGTCTCGGCCATGGAGTCCGCAGGAGATAATTTGCTGTCCACGTATCGGTCGGTTGTTGAAGGCATGGGCGGCCATCTCGAACTCGTCGCGGTCTTCGACGACGAGCGAATTGTTATTCCGAGCTCTGTTGAAAGCGCTTCGAGATAG
- a CDS encoding DUF222 domain-containing protein: MLVEELDDRIEELGRARSQIEGLLAEALAERARQSTRRAAASVLRERVLESAGKASGDVKLAVSLAESFPSTLEALASGEINAGQARVIERVAGKPDYRSEEAILACTKEAPADLLSRYALRREPVEERGYSKYQQQRQDRRASITQEPDGSWKLFAHLDYMAGKRVSLAWATMAEAFRREESENSEKSKITYLQRNADALVQLITRDGPQRATPASLLMITEYDADTGELSHPRLDDGQPVPPELLEQLLDNSDVYTAFADADGQPLWLGRSKRSASLAQRIVLAARDGGCIGCISPSERCEAHHIQHWLDDGPTDIDNLAQLCPDCHHLVHDCNWQVCRNHRSHYRISAPPDPFPDHGTSTYHLAQHSPVLRN, encoded by the coding sequence ATGCTGGTCGAAGAATTGGATGATCGCATTGAAGAATTAGGGCGGGCTCGTTCTCAGATTGAGGGGTTGTTGGCTGAGGCATTGGCAGAGCGCGCTCGACAAAGCACTCGTCGGGCCGCAGCGAGCGTGCTGCGGGAGCGGGTGTTGGAGTCCGCAGGCAAGGCGAGCGGAGATGTGAAGTTGGCGGTATCTTTGGCGGAGAGTTTTCCCTCCACATTGGAAGCGCTGGCGTCAGGCGAGATCAACGCTGGCCAAGCCCGGGTAATCGAGCGCGTCGCAGGCAAGCCCGACTACCGAAGCGAAGAGGCCATTCTGGCTTGCACCAAGGAGGCTCCCGCAGACCTGCTGTCAAGGTACGCGCTTCGCCGGGAACCGGTCGAGGAACGGGGCTACTCGAAGTACCAGCAACAGCGTCAAGACCGCCGGGCGTCTATCACCCAGGAACCTGATGGCTCTTGGAAGCTATTCGCCCACCTCGACTACATGGCAGGCAAGCGAGTCAGCTTGGCTTGGGCCACAATGGCCGAGGCGTTCCGACGCGAGGAGAGCGAGAACAGCGAGAAGAGCAAGATCACCTACCTACAGCGGAATGCCGATGCCCTGGTGCAGCTGATCACCCGCGACGGCCCCCAGCGGGCCACTCCGGCGTCGCTGCTCATGATCACTGAGTACGACGCCGACACCGGCGAGCTCAGCCACCCCAGGCTCGATGATGGACAACCGGTGCCCCCCGAGCTTCTGGAGCAACTACTCGACAACTCCGACGTCTACACCGCATTTGCCGACGCCGATGGTCAGCCGCTGTGGCTGGGACGGTCCAAGCGATCAGCTTCATTGGCCCAGCGGATTGTGCTGGCAGCCCGTGACGGCGGTTGCATCGGCTGTATTTCCCCCTCGGAGCGGTGCGAGGCCCACCATATCCAGCACTGGTTAGACGACGGGCCCACCGACATCGACAACCTCGCCCAGCTCTGTCCCGACTGCCATCACCTGGTCCACGATTGCAACTGGCAGGTCTGTCGAAACCACCGGAGCCATTATCGGATCAGTGCTCCACCCGATCCGTTCCCCGACCATGGAACCTCCACCTACCACTTGGCCCAGCACAGCCCGGTTCTTCGGAACTGA
- a CDS encoding type II toxin-antitoxin system RelE/ParE family toxin, translating to MAWEVNGTDEFADWFGELAESEQDEVIVAVEFLAEHGPGLDRPLADRVKGSIYHNMKELRPRGVAKNFRILFLFDPRREAILLVEGDKSGQWDRWYAKAIPIAERLYEEYLSELAAENLIEDTD from the coding sequence GTGGCTTGGGAAGTCAACGGCACCGATGAGTTTGCTGACTGGTTCGGCGAGCTTGCCGAATCCGAACAGGACGAGGTGATTGTTGCCGTTGAATTTCTTGCTGAGCATGGCCCAGGCTTGGACCGGCCTCTTGCCGATCGGGTCAAGGGGTCGATATACCACAATATGAAGGAGCTGAGACCGCGTGGCGTGGCCAAGAACTTCCGAATCCTGTTCCTGTTCGATCCCCGGCGTGAGGCGATCCTTCTCGTTGAGGGCGACAAGAGCGGCCAATGGGATCGGTGGTATGCCAAGGCCATTCCTATCGCCGAGCGGCTCTATGAGGAATATCTGAGCGAATTGGCTGCCGAAAATCTGATTGAAGACACCGACTAG